The following proteins come from a genomic window of Halomarina ordinaria:
- a CDS encoding DUF7321 family protein, with amino-acid sequence MFGLSETGTATLVALSVSLSFPLFLYGAWIMIDAEEVTWGVLTHHLKFIVTGLALTTVPLVTWMAPRFFDQLNGFAALHAFLGLQAYAMLAFGATGIVRIFRAKWEHNLYHDYDADVLLDEIGDESMRFWRRRLRVGVFGYVLFWLLAYVVGMARYVVKYGLL; translated from the coding sequence ATGTTCGGACTCAGCGAGACGGGGACGGCAACCCTCGTCGCGCTCTCGGTGTCGCTGAGTTTCCCGCTGTTCCTCTACGGCGCGTGGATAATGATCGACGCCGAGGAGGTGACGTGGGGCGTCCTCACGCACCACCTGAAGTTCATCGTCACCGGCCTCGCGCTCACCACCGTCCCGCTCGTGACGTGGATGGCCCCTCGCTTTTTCGACCAGCTGAACGGGTTCGCCGCGCTCCACGCCTTCCTCGGCCTCCAGGCGTACGCGATGCTCGCGTTCGGCGCGACGGGCATCGTCCGCATCTTCCGCGCGAAGTGGGAGCACAACCTCTACCACGACTACGACGCGGACGTCCTGCTGGACGAAATCGGCGACGAGAGCATGCGCTTCTGGCGCCGGCGTCTCCGGGTCGGCGTCTTCGGCTACGTGCTGTTCTGGCTGCTCGCGTACGTCGTCGGCATGGCGCGCTACGTCGTCAAGTACGGCCTGCTCTAA